The following are encoded together in the Acidobacteriota bacterium genome:
- a CDS encoding lytic transglycosylase domain-containing protein, with the protein MHFSRLFEEPRSSSRHTQSIFILICLIVANSLFPMVASAQQAPADQLPQSNSSSYVPALPAAGNGQTPPWVTQMTQRAENYFFLGTQAFDEGRFQTAREYFNLSVDYLFESGVGVHSHPVLYAYYVQLIERIRQYDIQMQDTEVGWGQQTFAPSPLDLLAQVEIDETQGGSDQILGDLDFDAVSDTPEVRSFVRFFTGQKGRPTMVSGLRRAGKYFHLARRIFAEEKVPLDLIWLAQAESGWRNNALSTAAAYGIWQFIPSTGSRFGLVQNSYMDERGGIEQPTRAAARYLRWLYNRYGDWLLAMGAYNCGEGNVDRALARSKNKDFWSLHRQGLLPQETRNYVPIILSIILIAKHPENYGLGNIKPEAPISYESMPLTASIDLRLLSDTAGIPLDTLRSLNPELLRDITPPGRYHLRVPRGAIAATQNVLVAMQAMEPRVTTRLVRNKKTRAGKSEKVAPATSETK; encoded by the coding sequence ATGCACTTTTCGAGACTTTTTGAGGAACCCCGTTCCTCTTCACGCCACACGCAATCTATTTTCATTCTCATTTGCCTGATTGTGGCCAATAGCCTGTTTCCCATGGTGGCCAGTGCACAGCAAGCACCCGCCGACCAGCTTCCTCAATCCAACAGCAGCAGCTATGTTCCGGCACTTCCAGCAGCCGGCAATGGCCAGACTCCGCCGTGGGTGACCCAAATGACCCAGCGGGCTGAAAACTATTTCTTTCTTGGTACTCAGGCATTTGACGAAGGTCGGTTCCAGACAGCCCGCGAATATTTCAATCTCTCGGTTGACTATCTGTTTGAATCCGGCGTTGGGGTGCATTCGCATCCGGTGCTGTATGCCTACTATGTGCAGTTAATTGAGCGCATCCGGCAATATGATATCCAGATGCAGGACACCGAAGTCGGTTGGGGGCAGCAAACATTTGCTCCGTCGCCGCTCGATTTGCTGGCTCAGGTTGAAATTGACGAGACTCAGGGCGGAAGCGATCAGATTTTGGGTGACCTGGATTTCGACGCCGTGTCAGACACCCCGGAAGTCCGGTCGTTTGTGCGGTTCTTCACCGGTCAGAAAGGCCGCCCCACGATGGTGTCGGGACTTCGGCGCGCAGGGAAGTATTTCCACCTGGCGCGTCGGATTTTTGCCGAAGAAAAAGTCCCGCTTGATCTGATCTGGCTGGCCCAGGCTGAATCTGGCTGGCGCAACAACGCGCTTTCGACCGCGGCGGCTTATGGGATCTGGCAATTTATTCCATCAACCGGTTCACGCTTTGGGCTGGTGCAAAACAGCTATATGGACGAACGCGGCGGAATCGAGCAGCCTACTCGTGCTGCCGCCCGCTATTTGCGCTGGCTCTATAACCGGTACGGTGACTGGTTGCTGGCGATGGGGGCCTATAATTGTGGCGAAGGAAACGTTGACCGCGCCCTGGCCCGCAGCAAGAACAAAGATTTCTGGTCGCTCCACCGACAAGGGCTGCTTCCGCAGGAAACCCGCAACTACGTCCCGATCATTCTGTCGATCATTCTGATTGCCAAACATCCGGAAAACTACGGTCTGGGCAACATCAAGCCCGAAGCCCCGATTTCCTATGAAAGCATGCCGTTGACGGCTTCGATTGACCTGCGGTTGTTGTCTGACACGGCGGGGATTCCGCTCGACACGCTACGCAGCCTCAATCCAGAGTTGCTCCGAGACATCACGCCTCCGGGGCGGTATCACCTGCGCGTTCCACGTGGTGCCATTGCCGCCACCCAAAATGTCCTGGTTGCAATGCAGGCCATGGAGCCGCGAGTCACCACCCGACTGGTTCGAAATAAGAAAACCAGAGCTGGCAAAAGCGAAAAGGTGGCACCTGCCACGTCAGAGACAAAATAA